A stretch of Phragmites australis chromosome 12, lpPhrAust1.1, whole genome shotgun sequence DNA encodes these proteins:
- the LOC133886860 gene encoding uncharacterized protein LOC133886860 isoform X1 produces the protein MGLLNLMRLMPVQRQRDQERRRRQAQASSQAAAACCSLISCLPDGRTGEQERHDGLIASRAKRKGSPCQRDDDSQGEVQIYSGPSLPEDIWHHIHSLMPMRDAARAACVSRAFLRSWRCHPNLNFSNETLGLNENACGKDESARVFYSKVDHILKKHSGIGVKKLKIQIASDFSEKDSCYLNSWLQTAVTPGIEELTLTLIREKAKYNFPCSLLSNGSGDSIRYLHLARCSFHPTVTLGCLRSLTRLHLCLVRITGDELGCLLSHSFSLERLELRCCDGIVCLKVPCILQRLSYLEVFGCAKLKVIDNKAPNLSSFSFEGDNTVQVSLGETLQMKNLYMDRSGSVLYALAKLPSSMPNLEALTIFSCKERAHKPMLRRKFIHLRHLSIALNGSPFSPTYDYLCLASFFDAAPSLETFNLDVFQRYMEHVSIFADPADLRQMRELHHHNLKSVKITGFCSAKSLVELTCHIVESITSLECLTLEAPQSILRCCAPYNKSGKCSPMARDILMEAHRAVLAIRTYIEPKVPSTVKLHVLEPCSCHAVEL, from the exons ATGGGGCTCCTGAATCTGATGCGCCTCATGCCCGTGCAGCGTCAGCGGGAccaggagcgccgccgccggcaagcCCAAGCCAGTA GCCAGGCGGCAGCGGCTTGTTGCAGTCTTATCTCTTGTCTCCCTGATGGGCGGACAGGGGAACAAGAAAGACATG ATGGATTGATTGCTTCACGGGCTAAAAGAAAGGGCTCACCCTGCCAACGAGATGACGATTCTCAGGGTGAAGTACAGATATATTCAGGACCAAGCCTTCCAGAG GACATCTGGCATCATATACATTCCCTGATGCCAATGCGAGATGCTGCCCGAGCCGCCTGTGTGTCTCGTGCCTTCCTACGCTCCTGGAGATGCCATCCCAACCTCAATTTCAGTAATGAAACATTGGGCTTGAATGAAAATGCATGTGGAAAGGATGAATCAGCTAGAGTTTTCTACAGCAAAGTTGACCACATTCTGAAAAAGCACTCAGGGATTGGCGTGAAGAAACTTAAGATTCAGATTGCTTCAGATTTCAGTGAAAAGGACTCTTGTTATCTCAACAGTTGGCTTCAGACTGCTGTTACACCTGGCATTGAAGAACTCACACTTACACTGATTCGAGAGAAGGCAAAGTACAACTTCCCATGCTCACTTCTATCGAACGGGAGTGGAGACTCAATCCGATATCTTCACCTTGCCCGTTGTTCCTTCCATCCTACAGTCACACTTGGCTGTTTAAGAAGTCTGACGAGACTGCATCTTTGTCTTGTACGTATTACGGGGGATGAGTTAGGGTGCCTCCTTTCCCATTCTTTCTCTTTGGAGCGTTTGGAACTCAGATGCTGCGATGGTATAGTTTGCCTGAAGGTACCTTGCATACTGCAGCGGCTCAGCTATCTGGAGGTATTTGGGTGCGCCAAGCTGAAAGTGATAGACAATAAAGCTCCAAATCTCTccagtttttcatttgaaggaGACAACACGGTACAAGTATCGCTTGGAGAAACTTTGCAAATGAAGAACCTATATATGGACCGTTCCGGTTCAGTTCTTTATGCTCTTGCTAAACTTCCATCCAGCATGCCAAATCTCGAAGCTCTTACCATATTTTCATGCAAAGAG AGGGCCCATAAACCAATGCTGCGCCGCAAATTCATCCACCTCAGGCACTTGAGTATTGCCCTTAATGGATCACCCTTTTCCCCGACGTATGATTATTTGTGCCTGGCTTCCTTTTTTGATGCTGCTCCTTCTCTGGAGACTTTCAACTTGGAT GTATTCCAGCGATACATGGAGCATGTCTCAATTTTTGCAGATCCTGCTGATCTCAGGCAGATGCGAGAACTGCACCATCACAACCTTAAGAGTGTGAAGATCACAGGATTCTGCTCTGCGAAGAGCTTGGTTGAGCTAACATGCCATATTGTTGAGAGTATAACATCACTTGAGTGCCTGACATTGGAGGCTCCTCAGAGTATTCTCAGGTGTTGTGCGCCTTACAACAAATCTGGCAAATGCTCCCCAATGGCTAGGGATATTCTCATGGAAGCTCACAGAGCGGTCTTGGCTATCAGAACCTACATCGAACCTAAGGTTCCCTCCACAGTAAAACTACATGTTTTGGAGCCTTGCAGCTGCCATGCTGTTGAACTTTAG
- the LOC133886860 gene encoding uncharacterized protein LOC133886860 isoform X3: MGLLNLMRLMPVQRQRDQERRRRQAQANGLIASRAKRKGSPCQRDDDSQGEVQIYSGPSLPEDIWHHIHSLMPMRDAARAACVSRAFLRSWRCHPNLNFSNETLGLNENACGKDESARVFYSKVDHILKKHSGIGVKKLKIQIASDFSEKDSCYLNSWLQTAVTPGIEELTLTLIREKAKYNFPCSLLSNGSGDSIRYLHLARCSFHPTVTLGCLRSLTRLHLCLVRITGDELGCLLSHSFSLERLELRCCDGIVCLKVPCILQRLSYLEVFGCAKLKVIDNKAPNLSSFSFEGDNTVQVSLGETLQMKNLYMDRSGSVLYALAKLPSSMPNLEALTIFSCKERAHKPMLRRKFIHLRHLSIALNGSPFSPTYDYLCLASFFDAAPSLETFNLDVFQRYMEHVSIFADPADLRQMRELHHHNLKSVKITGFCSAKSLVELTCHIVESITSLECLTLEAPQSILRCCAPYNKSGKCSPMARDILMEAHRAVLAIRTYIEPKVPSTVKLHVLEPCSCHAVEL, encoded by the exons ATGGGGCTCCTGAATCTGATGCGCCTCATGCCCGTGCAGCGTCAGCGGGAccaggagcgccgccgccggcaagcCCAAGCCA ATGGATTGATTGCTTCACGGGCTAAAAGAAAGGGCTCACCCTGCCAACGAGATGACGATTCTCAGGGTGAAGTACAGATATATTCAGGACCAAGCCTTCCAGAG GACATCTGGCATCATATACATTCCCTGATGCCAATGCGAGATGCTGCCCGAGCCGCCTGTGTGTCTCGTGCCTTCCTACGCTCCTGGAGATGCCATCCCAACCTCAATTTCAGTAATGAAACATTGGGCTTGAATGAAAATGCATGTGGAAAGGATGAATCAGCTAGAGTTTTCTACAGCAAAGTTGACCACATTCTGAAAAAGCACTCAGGGATTGGCGTGAAGAAACTTAAGATTCAGATTGCTTCAGATTTCAGTGAAAAGGACTCTTGTTATCTCAACAGTTGGCTTCAGACTGCTGTTACACCTGGCATTGAAGAACTCACACTTACACTGATTCGAGAGAAGGCAAAGTACAACTTCCCATGCTCACTTCTATCGAACGGGAGTGGAGACTCAATCCGATATCTTCACCTTGCCCGTTGTTCCTTCCATCCTACAGTCACACTTGGCTGTTTAAGAAGTCTGACGAGACTGCATCTTTGTCTTGTACGTATTACGGGGGATGAGTTAGGGTGCCTCCTTTCCCATTCTTTCTCTTTGGAGCGTTTGGAACTCAGATGCTGCGATGGTATAGTTTGCCTGAAGGTACCTTGCATACTGCAGCGGCTCAGCTATCTGGAGGTATTTGGGTGCGCCAAGCTGAAAGTGATAGACAATAAAGCTCCAAATCTCTccagtttttcatttgaaggaGACAACACGGTACAAGTATCGCTTGGAGAAACTTTGCAAATGAAGAACCTATATATGGACCGTTCCGGTTCAGTTCTTTATGCTCTTGCTAAACTTCCATCCAGCATGCCAAATCTCGAAGCTCTTACCATATTTTCATGCAAAGAG AGGGCCCATAAACCAATGCTGCGCCGCAAATTCATCCACCTCAGGCACTTGAGTATTGCCCTTAATGGATCACCCTTTTCCCCGACGTATGATTATTTGTGCCTGGCTTCCTTTTTTGATGCTGCTCCTTCTCTGGAGACTTTCAACTTGGAT GTATTCCAGCGATACATGGAGCATGTCTCAATTTTTGCAGATCCTGCTGATCTCAGGCAGATGCGAGAACTGCACCATCACAACCTTAAGAGTGTGAAGATCACAGGATTCTGCTCTGCGAAGAGCTTGGTTGAGCTAACATGCCATATTGTTGAGAGTATAACATCACTTGAGTGCCTGACATTGGAGGCTCCTCAGAGTATTCTCAGGTGTTGTGCGCCTTACAACAAATCTGGCAAATGCTCCCCAATGGCTAGGGATATTCTCATGGAAGCTCACAGAGCGGTCTTGGCTATCAGAACCTACATCGAACCTAAGGTTCCCTCCACAGTAAAACTACATGTTTTGGAGCCTTGCAGCTGCCATGCTGTTGAACTTTAG
- the LOC133886860 gene encoding uncharacterized protein LOC133886860 isoform X2, protein MGLLNLMRLMPVQRQRDQERRRRQAQASNGLIASRAKRKGSPCQRDDDSQGEVQIYSGPSLPEDIWHHIHSLMPMRDAARAACVSRAFLRSWRCHPNLNFSNETLGLNENACGKDESARVFYSKVDHILKKHSGIGVKKLKIQIASDFSEKDSCYLNSWLQTAVTPGIEELTLTLIREKAKYNFPCSLLSNGSGDSIRYLHLARCSFHPTVTLGCLRSLTRLHLCLVRITGDELGCLLSHSFSLERLELRCCDGIVCLKVPCILQRLSYLEVFGCAKLKVIDNKAPNLSSFSFEGDNTVQVSLGETLQMKNLYMDRSGSVLYALAKLPSSMPNLEALTIFSCKERAHKPMLRRKFIHLRHLSIALNGSPFSPTYDYLCLASFFDAAPSLETFNLDVFQRYMEHVSIFADPADLRQMRELHHHNLKSVKITGFCSAKSLVELTCHIVESITSLECLTLEAPQSILRCCAPYNKSGKCSPMARDILMEAHRAVLAIRTYIEPKVPSTVKLHVLEPCSCHAVEL, encoded by the exons ATGGGGCTCCTGAATCTGATGCGCCTCATGCCCGTGCAGCGTCAGCGGGAccaggagcgccgccgccggcaagcCCAAGCCAGTA ATGGATTGATTGCTTCACGGGCTAAAAGAAAGGGCTCACCCTGCCAACGAGATGACGATTCTCAGGGTGAAGTACAGATATATTCAGGACCAAGCCTTCCAGAG GACATCTGGCATCATATACATTCCCTGATGCCAATGCGAGATGCTGCCCGAGCCGCCTGTGTGTCTCGTGCCTTCCTACGCTCCTGGAGATGCCATCCCAACCTCAATTTCAGTAATGAAACATTGGGCTTGAATGAAAATGCATGTGGAAAGGATGAATCAGCTAGAGTTTTCTACAGCAAAGTTGACCACATTCTGAAAAAGCACTCAGGGATTGGCGTGAAGAAACTTAAGATTCAGATTGCTTCAGATTTCAGTGAAAAGGACTCTTGTTATCTCAACAGTTGGCTTCAGACTGCTGTTACACCTGGCATTGAAGAACTCACACTTACACTGATTCGAGAGAAGGCAAAGTACAACTTCCCATGCTCACTTCTATCGAACGGGAGTGGAGACTCAATCCGATATCTTCACCTTGCCCGTTGTTCCTTCCATCCTACAGTCACACTTGGCTGTTTAAGAAGTCTGACGAGACTGCATCTTTGTCTTGTACGTATTACGGGGGATGAGTTAGGGTGCCTCCTTTCCCATTCTTTCTCTTTGGAGCGTTTGGAACTCAGATGCTGCGATGGTATAGTTTGCCTGAAGGTACCTTGCATACTGCAGCGGCTCAGCTATCTGGAGGTATTTGGGTGCGCCAAGCTGAAAGTGATAGACAATAAAGCTCCAAATCTCTccagtttttcatttgaaggaGACAACACGGTACAAGTATCGCTTGGAGAAACTTTGCAAATGAAGAACCTATATATGGACCGTTCCGGTTCAGTTCTTTATGCTCTTGCTAAACTTCCATCCAGCATGCCAAATCTCGAAGCTCTTACCATATTTTCATGCAAAGAG AGGGCCCATAAACCAATGCTGCGCCGCAAATTCATCCACCTCAGGCACTTGAGTATTGCCCTTAATGGATCACCCTTTTCCCCGACGTATGATTATTTGTGCCTGGCTTCCTTTTTTGATGCTGCTCCTTCTCTGGAGACTTTCAACTTGGAT GTATTCCAGCGATACATGGAGCATGTCTCAATTTTTGCAGATCCTGCTGATCTCAGGCAGATGCGAGAACTGCACCATCACAACCTTAAGAGTGTGAAGATCACAGGATTCTGCTCTGCGAAGAGCTTGGTTGAGCTAACATGCCATATTGTTGAGAGTATAACATCACTTGAGTGCCTGACATTGGAGGCTCCTCAGAGTATTCTCAGGTGTTGTGCGCCTTACAACAAATCTGGCAAATGCTCCCCAATGGCTAGGGATATTCTCATGGAAGCTCACAGAGCGGTCTTGGCTATCAGAACCTACATCGAACCTAAGGTTCCCTCCACAGTAAAACTACATGTTTTGGAGCCTTGCAGCTGCCATGCTGTTGAACTTTAG
- the LOC133886860 gene encoding uncharacterized protein LOC133886860 isoform X4: MPMRDAARAACVSRAFLRSWRCHPNLNFSNETLGLNENACGKDESARVFYSKVDHILKKHSGIGVKKLKIQIASDFSEKDSCYLNSWLQTAVTPGIEELTLTLIREKAKYNFPCSLLSNGSGDSIRYLHLARCSFHPTVTLGCLRSLTRLHLCLVRITGDELGCLLSHSFSLERLELRCCDGIVCLKVPCILQRLSYLEVFGCAKLKVIDNKAPNLSSFSFEGDNTVQVSLGETLQMKNLYMDRSGSVLYALAKLPSSMPNLEALTIFSCKERAHKPMLRRKFIHLRHLSIALNGSPFSPTYDYLCLASFFDAAPSLETFNLDVFQRYMEHVSIFADPADLRQMRELHHHNLKSVKITGFCSAKSLVELTCHIVESITSLECLTLEAPQSILRCCAPYNKSGKCSPMARDILMEAHRAVLAIRTYIEPKVPSTVKLHVLEPCSCHAVEL; the protein is encoded by the exons ATGCCAATGCGAGATGCTGCCCGAGCCGCCTGTGTGTCTCGTGCCTTCCTACGCTCCTGGAGATGCCATCCCAACCTCAATTTCAGTAATGAAACATTGGGCTTGAATGAAAATGCATGTGGAAAGGATGAATCAGCTAGAGTTTTCTACAGCAAAGTTGACCACATTCTGAAAAAGCACTCAGGGATTGGCGTGAAGAAACTTAAGATTCAGATTGCTTCAGATTTCAGTGAAAAGGACTCTTGTTATCTCAACAGTTGGCTTCAGACTGCTGTTACACCTGGCATTGAAGAACTCACACTTACACTGATTCGAGAGAAGGCAAAGTACAACTTCCCATGCTCACTTCTATCGAACGGGAGTGGAGACTCAATCCGATATCTTCACCTTGCCCGTTGTTCCTTCCATCCTACAGTCACACTTGGCTGTTTAAGAAGTCTGACGAGACTGCATCTTTGTCTTGTACGTATTACGGGGGATGAGTTAGGGTGCCTCCTTTCCCATTCTTTCTCTTTGGAGCGTTTGGAACTCAGATGCTGCGATGGTATAGTTTGCCTGAAGGTACCTTGCATACTGCAGCGGCTCAGCTATCTGGAGGTATTTGGGTGCGCCAAGCTGAAAGTGATAGACAATAAAGCTCCAAATCTCTccagtttttcatttgaaggaGACAACACGGTACAAGTATCGCTTGGAGAAACTTTGCAAATGAAGAACCTATATATGGACCGTTCCGGTTCAGTTCTTTATGCTCTTGCTAAACTTCCATCCAGCATGCCAAATCTCGAAGCTCTTACCATATTTTCATGCAAAGAG AGGGCCCATAAACCAATGCTGCGCCGCAAATTCATCCACCTCAGGCACTTGAGTATTGCCCTTAATGGATCACCCTTTTCCCCGACGTATGATTATTTGTGCCTGGCTTCCTTTTTTGATGCTGCTCCTTCTCTGGAGACTTTCAACTTGGAT GTATTCCAGCGATACATGGAGCATGTCTCAATTTTTGCAGATCCTGCTGATCTCAGGCAGATGCGAGAACTGCACCATCACAACCTTAAGAGTGTGAAGATCACAGGATTCTGCTCTGCGAAGAGCTTGGTTGAGCTAACATGCCATATTGTTGAGAGTATAACATCACTTGAGTGCCTGACATTGGAGGCTCCTCAGAGTATTCTCAGGTGTTGTGCGCCTTACAACAAATCTGGCAAATGCTCCCCAATGGCTAGGGATATTCTCATGGAAGCTCACAGAGCGGTCTTGGCTATCAGAACCTACATCGAACCTAAGGTTCCCTCCACAGTAAAACTACATGTTTTGGAGCCTTGCAGCTGCCATGCTGTTGAACTTTAG